Proteins from a single region of Streptomyces sp. HUAS 15-9:
- the nuoL gene encoding NADH-quinone oxidoreductase subunit L, translating into MENLIALLIAAPLLGAAVLLVGGRRLDAVGQWIGTLLSFTSFAFGVILFADLLGKGAEHRTLTQHLWTWISVGSFQADVTFRLDQLSMTFVLLITGVGSLIHLYSVGYMEHDERRRRFFGYLNLFLAAMLLLVLADNYLLLYVGWEGVGLASYLLIGFWQHKPSAATAAKKAFLVNRVGDMGLSIAIMLMFTTFGSFAFGPVFSHVGDASEGKLTAIGLMLLLAACGKSAQVPLQSWLGDAMEGPTPVSALIHAATMVTAGVYLIVRSATIFNAAPDAQLAVTVVGAVTLLFGAIVGCAKDDIKKALAGSTMSQIGYMVLAAGLGPIGYVFAIMHLVTHGFFKAGLFLGAGSVMHGMNDEVDMRKYGGLRKYMPVTFVTFGLGYLAIIGFPFLSGFYSKDAIIEAAFAKGGTQGWILGSVALLGAAITAFYMTRVMLMTFFGEQRWQPDENGHEPHPHESPKVMTIPMIVLAVGSVFGGFYFHLGDRFLHWLEPVTGHSEGNSPVSAMTVTAATLVCLVVGVGIAYAQYGRRPVPAVAPRGSLLTRAARRDLLQDDFNHVVLVRGGEHLTRSLVYVDHTLVDGVVNGTAAGFGGLSGRLRKVQNGFARSYAVSMFGGAALLVAATLLMRAV; encoded by the coding sequence GTGGAGAACCTGATTGCGCTGCTGATCGCGGCGCCCCTGCTCGGAGCGGCCGTCCTGCTGGTCGGTGGCCGGCGGCTTGACGCCGTCGGCCAATGGATCGGCACGCTCCTGTCCTTCACCTCCTTCGCGTTCGGCGTGATCCTGTTCGCCGATCTGCTGGGCAAGGGCGCCGAGCACCGCACACTCACCCAGCACCTGTGGACGTGGATCTCCGTCGGCAGCTTCCAGGCGGACGTCACCTTCCGCCTCGACCAGCTGTCGATGACGTTCGTCCTGCTGATCACCGGTGTGGGCTCGCTGATCCACCTGTACTCGGTCGGGTACATGGAGCACGACGAGCGCCGCCGCCGCTTCTTCGGCTATCTGAACCTGTTCCTCGCGGCGATGCTGCTGCTCGTCCTCGCCGACAACTACCTGCTGCTCTACGTCGGCTGGGAGGGCGTCGGTCTCGCCTCGTACCTGCTGATCGGCTTCTGGCAGCACAAGCCGAGTGCCGCGACGGCCGCGAAGAAGGCCTTCCTGGTCAACCGTGTCGGCGACATGGGCCTGTCGATCGCGATCATGCTGATGTTCACGACGTTCGGGTCCTTCGCCTTCGGGCCGGTCTTCAGTCACGTCGGAGACGCCTCCGAGGGCAAGCTCACGGCCATCGGCCTGATGCTGCTGCTCGCCGCCTGCGGCAAGTCCGCCCAGGTGCCGCTGCAGTCCTGGCTCGGGGACGCGATGGAGGGCCCGACCCCGGTCTCGGCCCTCATCCACGCCGCGACGATGGTGACCGCGGGCGTCTACCTGATCGTCCGCTCCGCCACGATCTTCAACGCCGCCCCCGACGCGCAGCTCGCGGTCACCGTGGTCGGCGCGGTCACGCTCCTGTTCGGTGCGATCGTCGGTTGCGCGAAGGACGACATCAAGAAGGCGCTGGCCGGCTCGACCATGTCGCAGATCGGCTACATGGTGCTGGCCGCGGGCCTCGGTCCCATCGGCTACGTCTTCGCGATCATGCACCTGGTGACGCACGGCTTCTTCAAGGCCGGGCTGTTCCTCGGCGCCGGTTCGGTCATGCACGGCATGAACGACGAGGTCGACATGAGGAAGTACGGCGGCCTGCGCAAGTACATGCCGGTCACCTTCGTCACCTTCGGCCTCGGCTACCTGGCCATCATCGGCTTCCCGTTCCTGTCCGGCTTCTACTCCAAGGACGCGATCATCGAGGCGGCCTTCGCCAAGGGCGGCACCCAGGGCTGGATCCTGGGCAGCGTGGCCCTGCTGGGCGCGGCCATCACCGCGTTCTACATGACGCGCGTGATGCTGATGACGTTCTTCGGCGAGCAGCGCTGGCAGCCCGACGAGAACGGCCACGAGCCGCACCCGCACGAGTCGCCGAAGGTCATGACGATCCCGATGATCGTGCTGGCCGTCGGCTCGGTCTTCGGCGGTTTCTACTTCCACCTCGGCGACCGCTTCCTGCACTGGCTGGAGCCGGTCACCGGACACAGCGAGGGGAACTCGCCGGTCAGCGCCATGACGGTCACCGCTGCCACCCTGGTGTGCCTGGTCGTCGGTGTCGGCATCGCCTACGCGCAGTACGGCCGCAGGCCCGTTCCTGCTGTCGCCCCGCGCGGGTCGCTGCTCACCCGGGCCGCCCGGCGCGACCTGCTCCAGGACGACTTCAACCATGTCGTCCTGGTGCGCGGCGGCGAGCACCTCACCCGCTCCCTGGTGTACGTCGACCACACCCTGGTCGACGGGGTCGTCAACGGCACGGCGGCCGGTTTCGGCGGCCTGTCGGGGCGGCTGCGCAAGGT
- the nuoK gene encoding NADH-quinone oxidoreductase subunit NuoK — protein MNPVNYLYLSALLFTIGATGVLIRRNAIVVFMCIELMLNACNLAFVVFSRMHGNLDGQIIAFFTMVVAAAEVVVGLAIIVSLFRTRHSASVDDASLMKL, from the coding sequence GTGAACCCCGTCAACTACCTCTATCTGTCCGCCCTGTTGTTCACGATCGGCGCCACCGGCGTGCTGATCAGACGCAACGCGATCGTCGTGTTCATGTGCATCGAGCTGATGCTCAACGCCTGCAACCTCGCGTTCGTCGTCTTCTCCCGGATGCACGGCAATCTCGACGGTCAGATCATCGCCTTCTTCACGATGGTCGTCGCCGCCGCGGAGGTCGTGGTCGGGCTCGCGATCATCGTGTCGCTGTTCCGTACCCGCCACTCGGCCTCGGTCGACGACGCCAGCCTGATGAAGCTGTAG
- a CDS encoding NADH-quinone oxidoreductase subunit J, producing MSAQLAAYTTSTGEAFQFWVLGTIAVIGALCTVFMKKAVHSALCLAGTMIVLAVFYLANGAYFLGVVQIVVYTGAIMMLFLFVVMLVGVTAADSLKETIKGQRWLALACGAGFGILLLAGIGNASLKEFDGTGKANANGNVEGLAALIFTKYVFAFEITGALLITAVVGAMVLTHRERTERAKTQRELSEQRVREGKNVPPLPAPGVYARHNAVDIAGLLPDGTPSELTVSKTLRERGQIRDVSTEALNDLRALEQRAEERLERTEIEPANFKRAEEASK from the coding sequence ATGAGCGCGCAGCTCGCCGCCTACACCACCTCCACCGGCGAGGCCTTCCAGTTCTGGGTCCTCGGCACCATCGCCGTGATCGGCGCCCTGTGCACCGTCTTCATGAAGAAGGCCGTGCACAGCGCGCTCTGCCTCGCCGGGACCATGATCGTCCTGGCGGTGTTCTACCTCGCCAACGGCGCCTACTTCCTGGGCGTCGTGCAGATCGTCGTCTACACGGGCGCGATCATGATGCTCTTCCTGTTCGTGGTGATGCTCGTCGGTGTGACCGCGGCGGACTCACTGAAGGAGACCATCAAGGGTCAGCGCTGGCTGGCCCTCGCGTGTGGGGCCGGCTTCGGCATCCTGCTTCTCGCGGGCATCGGGAACGCCTCCCTGAAGGAGTTCGACGGCACCGGCAAGGCGAACGCGAACGGCAATGTGGAGGGCCTCGCGGCCCTCATCTTCACCAAGTACGTGTTCGCCTTCGAAATCACCGGCGCCCTGCTCATCACGGCTGTCGTCGGCGCCATGGTGCTCACGCACCGCGAGCGCACCGAGCGGGCCAAGACACAGCGCGAGCTGTCCGAGCAGCGTGTCCGCGAGGGCAAGAACGTGCCGCCGCTGCCCGCCCCCGGTGTGTACGCCCGGCACAACGCCGTGGACATCGCGGGCCTGCTGCCCGACGGCACTCCCTCCGAGCTCACGGTCAGCAAGACGCTGCGCGAGCGTGGCCAGATCCGTGACGTGTCGACCGAGGCGCTCAACGACCTGCGGGCCCTGGAGCAGCGCGCCGAGGAACGGCTGGAGCGCACCGAGATCGAGCCGGCGAACTTCAAGCGGGCCGAGGAGGCGTCGAAGTGA
- the nuoH gene encoding NADH-quinone oxidoreductase subunit NuoH: MSPYLAAEDLSMFGHDPWWLVVVKAVFCFAFLMVTVLFSIVWERKVVAWMQLRIGPNRHGPWGMLQSLADGVKLMLKEDLIVKRADKVVYILAPIVAAIPAFMAIAVIPFGPADNEISIFGTRTTMQLTDLPIAMLYILAVASVGIYGIVLAGWSSGSTYPLLGGLRSCAQMISYEIAMGAAFASVFLYSGSMSTSTIVAQQQNRWYILLLPVSFVLYIVTMVGETNRAPFDMPESEGDLVGGFNTEYSSIKFALFMLAEYVNMVTVSAVSTTLFLGGWRAPWPISGFWEGANHGWWPMLWFTIKVQLLLFFFIWLRGTLPRVRYDQLMKLGWKVLIPVSVTWLMLVATMRTLRNEHYDFADIALYVGGGVLTLLLLTFVADMFREKAKKAEAPAAEQAGFDPAAGGFPVPPLPGQQLPPVARRRPRWGSPRASEFERGGERELIVSGGSDTVSDGSSDGKEASDG; the protein is encoded by the coding sequence ATGAGCCCGTACCTCGCCGCTGAAGACCTCTCGATGTTCGGCCACGACCCCTGGTGGCTGGTCGTCGTCAAGGCCGTCTTCTGCTTCGCCTTCCTGATGGTGACCGTGCTGTTCTCCATCGTCTGGGAGCGCAAGGTCGTCGCCTGGATGCAGCTGCGCATCGGCCCCAACCGGCACGGCCCCTGGGGCATGCTCCAGTCGCTCGCCGACGGCGTCAAGCTGATGCTCAAGGAAGACCTCATCGTCAAGCGCGCGGACAAGGTGGTCTACATCCTCGCGCCGATCGTCGCGGCCATCCCGGCCTTCATGGCGATCGCGGTGATCCCCTTCGGACCGGCCGACAACGAGATCTCGATCTTCGGTACGCGCACCACGATGCAGCTCACCGACCTGCCGATCGCGATGCTCTACATCCTCGCGGTCGCCTCGGTCGGCATCTACGGCATCGTGCTGGCGGGGTGGAGTTCCGGATCCACCTATCCGCTGCTCGGCGGCCTCCGCTCCTGCGCGCAGATGATCTCGTACGAGATCGCCATGGGCGCCGCGTTCGCCTCCGTGTTCCTCTACTCCGGGTCGATGTCGACGTCGACGATCGTCGCGCAGCAGCAGAACCGCTGGTACATCTTGCTGCTGCCGGTCTCCTTCGTCCTCTACATCGTCACGATGGTCGGCGAGACCAACCGCGCCCCCTTCGACATGCCGGAGTCCGAGGGCGACCTGGTCGGCGGCTTCAACACCGAGTACTCGTCGATCAAGTTCGCGCTGTTCATGCTCGCCGAGTACGTGAACATGGTGACGGTGTCGGCCGTGTCGACCACGCTCTTCCTCGGCGGCTGGCGGGCGCCCTGGCCGATCAGCGGCTTCTGGGAGGGCGCTAACCACGGCTGGTGGCCGATGCTCTGGTTCACCATCAAGGTCCAGCTGCTGCTCTTCTTCTTCATCTGGCTGCGCGGCACGCTTCCCCGTGTCCGCTACGACCAGCTGATGAAGCTCGGCTGGAAGGTCCTCATCCCGGTCTCCGTGACCTGGCTGATGCTCGTAGCGACCATGCGGACCCTGCGCAACGAGCACTACGACTTCGCCGACATCGCGCTCTACGTCGGCGGTGGTGTCCTGACCCTGCTGCTCCTGACCTTCGTCGCCGACATGTTCCGCGAGAAGGCGAAGAAGGCCGAGGCGCCCGCCGCGGAGCAGGCCGGGTTCGACCCGGCGGCCGGCGGATTCCCCGTACCGCCGCTGCCCGGACAGCAGCTGCCGCCTGTGGCCCGGCGCCGCCCGCGATGGGGGTCCCCCCGCGCGAGCGAATTCGAGCGTGGGGGAGAGCGGGAGCTGATTGTCAGTGGTGGGTCGGACACTGTCAGTGACGGATCTTCGGATGGAAAGGAGGCGTCCGATGGCTGA
- the nuoI gene encoding NADH-quinone oxidoreductase subunit NuoI — protein MAEEPKETKPGFLNPVAGFGVTFKAMFKKRLTEQYPEQKKTTAPRFHGRHQLNRHPDGLEKCIGCELCAWACPADAIYVEGADNTDEERYSPGERYGRVYQINYARCILCGLCIEACPTRALTMTNQFELADSSRANLIYTKEQLLAGLDENMVDTPHAIFPGMDEQDYYRGLVTEAAPGTVRQVAVSKGEQPEEQGADT, from the coding sequence ATGGCTGAGGAGCCCAAAGAGACCAAGCCTGGTTTCCTGAACCCCGTGGCCGGCTTCGGCGTGACCTTCAAGGCCATGTTCAAGAAGCGGCTGACCGAGCAGTACCCGGAACAGAAGAAGACCACGGCTCCGCGGTTCCACGGACGGCACCAGCTCAACCGCCATCCGGACGGCCTGGAGAAGTGCATCGGCTGCGAGCTGTGCGCCTGGGCCTGCCCCGCCGACGCCATCTATGTGGAGGGCGCCGACAACACGGACGAGGAACGCTACTCGCCCGGCGAGCGGTACGGCCGCGTCTACCAGATCAACTACGCCCGCTGCATCCTGTGCGGACTGTGCATCGAGGCGTGCCCCACGCGCGCGCTGACGATGACCAACCAGTTCGAGCTGGCGGACTCCAGCCGCGCCAACCTCATCTACACCAAGGAGCAGCTGCTCGCCGGCCTCGACGAGAACATGGTCGACACGCCCCACGCGATCTTCCCGGGGATGGACGAGCAGGACTACTACCGGGGTCTTGTCACCGAGGCGGCGCCCGGGACGGTGCGTCAGGTCGCCGTCTCCAAGGGAGAGCAGCCGGAAGAACAGGGGGCCGACACATGA